The following coding sequences are from one Polycladomyces zharkentensis window:
- the nth gene encoding endonuclease III — protein MQPKPKRVATRKILDTLARMYPDAHCELVFRNPFELLIATILSAQSTDRQVNKVTKDLFRKYPTPEAFLTMSEEDLAEEIRGLGLFRNKSKNILKTCRILVEQYGGEVPKDRKALEALPGVGRKTANVVLSNAFGVPALAVDTHVQRVANRLAMADSDNPLETERQLMKRVPRKEWSITHHRLIWHGRRLCSARRPKCEVCDLLPYCWYGKNRLEGNALTKSADSR, from the coding sequence ATGCAACCAAAGCCCAAACGCGTGGCGACGCGCAAAATATTGGATACTTTGGCCCGAATGTACCCGGATGCCCATTGTGAACTTGTCTTTCGCAATCCATTTGAGCTCTTGATCGCGACGATCCTCTCTGCCCAATCTACTGACCGGCAGGTGAACAAGGTCACGAAAGACTTGTTTCGGAAATACCCGACACCCGAAGCGTTCCTCACGATGTCGGAAGAGGATTTGGCAGAAGAGATCAGAGGGCTGGGGCTTTTTCGCAACAAAAGCAAAAACATCCTGAAAACGTGCCGGATTCTGGTGGAACAATACGGGGGAGAAGTGCCAAAAGATCGAAAAGCCCTGGAAGCGTTGCCGGGAGTGGGACGGAAAACCGCCAACGTGGTCTTGTCCAATGCTTTTGGTGTGCCGGCGCTGGCGGTGGACACCCATGTGCAACGCGTCGCCAACCGCTTGGCCATGGCCGACAGCGACAATCCGCTCGAGACCGAACGTCAATTGATGAAGCGGGTGCCGCGGAAGGAATGGTCCATCACCCATCACCGGTTGATCTGGCATGGGCGACGCTTATGTTCGGCTCGCCGTCCGAAGTGTGAGGTTTGTGATTTGCTGCCCTATTGCTGGTACGGGAAAAACCGTTTGGAAGGCAACGCATTGACAAAATCGGCTGACTCCCGTTAG
- the perR gene encoding peroxide-responsive transcriptional repressor PerR, giving the protein MNSRLEQAVEKLKSTGVRMTPQRHAILEFLLSSMSHPTADEIYKSLEGKFPNMSVATVYNNLRVFKEAGLVRELTYGDASSRFDANMTDHYHVICRECGKITDFDYPPLIDVEREAAKRTGFRVESHRMEIYGVCQHCQQRTV; this is encoded by the coding sequence ATGAACAGCCGCCTGGAACAAGCTGTTGAAAAATTGAAGTCGACCGGTGTGCGCATGACTCCGCAACGGCATGCCATCTTGGAGTTTCTTCTCTCATCGATGAGCCATCCAACCGCCGATGAAATTTATAAATCGCTTGAGGGGAAATTCCCCAACATGAGTGTGGCCACCGTATACAACAACCTGCGGGTTTTCAAGGAAGCGGGATTGGTTAGGGAATTGACCTACGGCGATGCATCCAGCCGGTTTGATGCCAATATGACGGATCACTACCACGTCATTTGCCGGGAGTGTGGAAAGATTACCGATTTTGATTATCCCCCGCTCATCGATGTGGAACGGGAAGCTGCGAAACGCACCGGCTTTCGCGTCGAGTCCCATCGAATGGAAATCTATGGTGTGTGCCAGCATTGTCAACAACGAACCGTATGA